From the Candidatus Pelagibacter sp. IMCC9063 genome, the window AATTTTCCGTCTATAACCTTGGAAATAAGGACAATATCTTTAATTATAAATTTAATTTTTGATCTGACAGACAAAATTTTTATTGGAGTATCCGGCTCGTCACTAATTATATTAATAATTTCAAATATAGTTTTTTTCGGAAGAATAACTGGATGAAATTTTTTATTTTCATCTACGGTAATTTGTGTTTTGCTCAAACGATGACCATCGGTAGCGACTGCAATTAATTTTGAGTTGTCCTCTTCTGGTTTGTGTAAATAAATTCCATTTAAATAATGCCTAGTCTCATCGTTAGAAATAGAGAATTTAGTTTTATTTAATAACTTTAACAAATATTTTGATTTAACTTCCAAGTAATCACTTTCAATTGAATCTTCTAGGATTGGAAATTCACTTGCAGGTAAGCATGTTAAATTAAAATCTGACTTTCCTGAAATTAACTTTAGTCTTTTATCGTTTTGCAAATTTAAATGAATGCCCGATCCAGCTGGAAGTTTTCTTATTAGATCATACAGTACTTGGGCCGTGGTGGTAGTTGATCCTTCCTTGATAACATCAGCATCAATTTTTTCTGTTATAATAATATCTAGATCGGTTGCAGAAATTTGTATTTTATTATCGAATGCTTCTATCAATACATTGGCAAGAATTGGAAGAGTATTTTTCTTCTCTACCACTCCCTGGATATGATTTAAACATTTTAAAATAATATCTCTATCTATTTTAATTTCCATTTAATTATTTTTTAAAATTTTATTACTAATATCCTGAACCTCATATTCAAATTTTTTATCAGCATTCATAAGTTCTTCAATTTTCTTAATCGCATGAATAACTGTTGTGTGGTCTCTTCCAGTAAACTTTCTTCCTATCTCAGGTAGTGACTTTGTGGTGAGTTTTTTTGCCAAATACATGGCAACTTGTCTGGGCCTGGCAATGTGTCTGGATCTTCTCGATGATAAGAAATCTGTCATTGGTAAATTATAGTAGTGCACGACTAATTTTTGAATGTCTTCCACTGTTACCACTGACTGCATATTACTTAGCAAGTCTTTTAATATAAGCCTAGCATCTTGAAGGGTTGGAACTTTGTTTTGGATTCTAGAAGATGCGATAATTCTATTTAGAACTCCCAACATATCTCTAATACTTGACTTGAATTCATTTGCTATAAAACTTAATATTTCATCACTAATTAGAACTTCTTTGCCAAAATAAGTTTCTTCAGTTTTGCATCTGTTTTTTAGAATTTGTAATCTCAGTGCTATATCAGGAGGCTGAATATCAACAACCAAGCCTCCGGAAAGTCTTGACTTAATTCTATCTTGAATCCTATCAAGATCATTTGGAGATCTGTCACACGAAACAATAACCTGTGACTGATTCTCCACTAAGCTATTAAAAGTATAGAAGAATTCTTCTTGGGTTACTTCTTTGCCACTAATAAATTGAATATCATCTAGGATCAAAACATCTGCATTTCTAAAAACATCTTTAAATTTCTGAGTATCTTTATTTTTAATAGACTTAACAAATTGATACATAAATCGCTCTGCTGACAAATAGATAATTTTTTTATCTGTTTTCTTAAGTTCATTGCCTATGGCATTCAGTATGTGTGTTTTGCCTAGTCCAACCGATCCATAGATGAACAGAGGGTTGTAATGGCCCAATGATTCAGAAACCCTTTTTGCAGCTGAAAAGACCAATTGATTACTTTCACCAACCACATAGTTGGAGAAGGTTAGTCTATGATCTATTCTATTGGATGCATAACTTGAATCTTTATTGTCTATTACTTGCGTTCCAGTTTCAAAATCTACTACATTTGTCGATATCTTTTTGTCCACATAAAAGCTTTCGTGAATTTCAAACTGAATTCTAGTAACAGAACTATCTAATTTTT encodes:
- the dnaN gene encoding DNA polymerase III subunit beta, whose amino-acid sequence is MEIKIDRDIILKCLNHIQGVVEKKNTLPILANVLIEAFDNKIQISATDLDIIITEKIDADVIKEGSTTTTAQVLYDLIRKLPAGSGIHLNLQNDKRLKLISGKSDFNLTCLPASEFPILEDSIESDYLEVKSKYLLKLLNKTKFSISNDETRHYLNGIYLHKPEEDNSKLIAVATDGHRLSKTQITVDENKKFHPVILPKKTIFEIINIISDEPDTPIKILSVRSKIKFIIKDIVLISKVIDGKFPDYEKVIPSDTRKEVLANVADFISAVDRIKSLSADRKGVIKINIENHKIRFFINDTSSGEGIEEISAVYEGDNLEIGFNSGYLMDIANCIQDENITLKPKDATSPIIIKDQKDPDSTYVVMPMRVV
- the dnaA gene encoding chromosomal replication initiator protein DnaA, which produces MENTSALQDNNDLKKNWSDVQNKLKEIYGLDVFKSWIQNVEAKEVKLNSLTLIVKTRFIRDWIVSHYADKILDFFQKLDSSVTRIQFEIHESFYVDKKISTNVVDFETGTQVIDNKDSSYASNRIDHRLTFSNYVVGESNQLVFSAAKRVSESLGHYNPLFIYGSVGLGKTHILNAIGNELKKTDKKIIYLSAERFMYQFVKSIKNKDTQKFKDVFRNADVLILDDIQFISGKEVTQEEFFYTFNSLVENQSQVIVSCDRSPNDLDRIQDRIKSRLSGGLVVDIQPPDIALRLQILKNRCKTEETYFGKEVLISDEILSFIANEFKSSIRDMLGVLNRIIASSRIQNKVPTLQDARLILKDLLSNMQSVVTVEDIQKLVVHYYNLPMTDFLSSRRSRHIARPRQVAMYLAKKLTTKSLPEIGRKFTGRDHTTVIHAIKKIEELMNADKKFEYEVQDISNKILKNN